The Pseudanabaena sp. ABRG5-3 genome includes the window GGCGAATCCTATAGCTACTATCCACTAGGGCAGTATGTTGTTCGGGCTATGGGGGTTTGTGGCGATCGCCCAACTTTTAAGTACACTCGGATTGAGATAGCGGGTGTGATGGAGCGCTTAGCTAAGGGAGAGAATGTTGAAAGTATTGTGCTTGGTTTTCGGGGAAGGGTTTCGCGTGAAGCGATCGCTGAGGCGATTCAAGTTGTGACAACTCATTTTCTTGAGAGTCTTCCTATTTTGAGTGCAGCATGATTGTCCTTGACGAACAGCTTTTAGGTGCGAATCTGGAACAGGCGATCGGTAAATGGTATCAGGGTAATGTTTGCTTTATTACGGACTTGCGCCCTAATTCGATTATTAAAGATGAAGCGATTCCTATGTTGTTGTTAAAAGAGGCACAGCCTACTTTTATCACTATCAATGAGCGGGATTTTTGGCGAAAAGTAGCAATAAGTGAATATTTTTGTATAGTCTGTTTTAATTTGCCAGATTCGCGTGCTTCCGAAATCTCTCTTCTACTCAGAAATCTCTTCCGTCACTCTGAGTTTAATGTAAAAGCAAAGCGGATGGGCAAGGTGATAAGGATTGCGGATAGTAGTGTTAGCTATTATTCTACTAGCGATAGAGAAATACAAGAATTTACTTTACAGATTCAGTAACAATTCCACGCCTAAATCAAAACCAAAATACACTCGCGAGTTTGGCTACTTTAAAAATTATAGATGTGCGTGAAATCTATGGATCGCAATGATTTCCACATTTTCAATCTTGCCTAAAATCTCAAATTTCATTATTTATAAAAATTCCAATTTTTCCTTTTTCCTCTAAGTACAGGACAAAAAATCAAAAATGGAACGACAAAAATGCCTGAAACCCTTACCTAGTATGCATCACGGATATTTTGACTAAAAACCTTACTAGGAGAGCCTTTCAATCTTTTTGTCCTGTACTTAGCTTTTTCCTTTTAACGTTTGCCTTGATTTGTCCGTAAATTGGTAAGTGAAATTTTAACGCTTTGCGTATTGGGATGATCGCTACCGAGAACAGATTCCCATATCTCTAGGGCTTGTAACAATAGTGACTCCACCTCATCGTAACGCTTTTGGTTATAGCGTAAAACTGCGAGGTTATTGAGACTTTGTGCTACATCAGGATGATGATCATGTAATAATTCTCGCCTCAACTGCAAAGATTCTTGATAGAGAGGTTCTGCTTTTGCATATCTTCCTTGCGAACAATACAACCCTGCGAGGTTGTTGAGACTAGTGGCGACATCAGGATGGCGATTGCCTAACAGTTCTCGCCTCAACTGCAAAGATTCTTGATAGAGCGGTTCCGCTTCTACATATCTTCCTTGCGAATCGTACAGCAATGCGAGGTTATTGAGACTTTGTGCTACATCGGGATGCTGATTACCTAATAGTTCTCGTCTCAACTGCAAAGATTCTTGATAGAGTGGTTCCGCTTCTGCATACCTTCCTTGCGAATTGTACAGCAATGCAAGGTTGTTGAGACTGGAAGCAACATAGTGATGCTGATCACCTAATAGTTCTCTACACAACTGCAAAGATTCTTGATAGAGCGGTTCTGCTTCTGCA containing:
- a CDS encoding DUF433 domain-containing protein, which codes for MTVLKSLDEKVYMRSLVTEIINGESYSYYPLGQYVVRAMGVCGDRPTFKYTRIEIAGVMERLAKGENVESIVLGFRGRVSREAIAEAIQVVTTHFLESLPILSAA